One Setaria viridis chromosome 5, Setaria_viridis_v4.0, whole genome shotgun sequence genomic region harbors:
- the LOC117856600 gene encoding U-box domain-containing protein 16: MNSYLPRPRSDRPTKQPPKRSHQVSQQTTPKPHPPEPPLADLRSPQATPTAMEVKPHTARVLVGRLRGAAAACDGAATAAAVADIRLASKDDPDIRAPLADAGAVPLLAAQLAAPSGAGAGVDAAAALLNISISAREQLVSAPGLLDALTAALRTDAAHHAAATVHSLLCAEAHRATVGARRPLLAALVALLRASPSTRATKDALKALFGVALYPPNRATLVSLGVVQALFALVMTDGRNGIVEDATAVVAQVAGCAESLEAFRWVSGVRILLDLVEQGGAATARARENAAAALLNLVVAGGDPAVEEVVAVGGAEETVRELAEDTTASPRGKAKAEALLRALEGAGAAARRREHRLADFLNGLVQSDPYISSPASASTHG; encoded by the coding sequence ATGAATTCCTACCTGCCACGCCCACGATCGGATCGACCAACCAAGCAACCGCCAAAGCGAAGCCACCAGGTTTCGCAGCAGACGACTCCAAAACCGCATCCTCCTGAGCCGCCCCTCGCAGACCTCCGATCCCCCCAAGCGACGCCGACAGCGATGGAAGTGAAGCCGCACACGGCACGGGTCCTCGTCGGCCGcctgcgcggcgccgccgccgcctgcgacggggccgccaccgccgcggccgtcgccgacATCCGCCTCGCCTCCAAGGACGACCCGGACATCCGCGCGCCGCTggcggacgccggcgccgtgcccctcctcgccgcgcagctcgccgccccctccggcgcgggcgcgggcgtggacgccgccgccgcgctcctcaaCATCTCCATCTCCGCGCGGGAGCAGCTGGTGTCCGCGCCGGGCCTCCTCGACGCGCTCACCGCCGCACTCCGCACCGACGCCgcgcaccacgccgccgccaccgtccacAGCCTCCTCTGCGCCGAGGCCCACCGCGCCACCGTCGGGGCCCGTcggccgctcctcgccgcgctcgtcgcGCTCCTCCGCGCGTCGCCCAGCACCCGCGCCACCAAGGACGCGCTCAAGGCGCTCTTTGGCGTCGCGCTCTACCCGCCCAACCGCGCCACGCTCGTCTCGCTCGGCGTCGTGCAGGCGCTCTTCGCGCTCGTCATGACGGACGGACGCAACGGGATCGTCGAggacgccaccgccgtcgtcgcgcaGGTGGCCGGCTGCGCCGAGAGCCTCGAGGCCTTCAGGTGGGTGTCCGGGGTGCGGATCCTCCTCGACCTCGTCGAGCAGGGGGGCGCCGCCACGGCGAGGGCCAGGGAGAACGCGGCAGCCGCGCTGCTCAACCTCGtcgtggccggcggcgatccGGCGGTAGAAGAGGTGGTCGCTGTCGGTGGCGCCGAGGAGACCGTGCGGGAGCTGGCCGAGGACACCACGGCCAGCCCGAGAGGGAAGGCGAAGGCGGAGGCGCTGCTGCGGGCgctggagggcgccggcgccgccgcgaggaGGCGTGAGCACCGGCTCGCCGATTTCCTCAACGGGCTGGTGCAGTCGGACCCGTACatctcgtcgccggcgtcggcgtcgacgcACGGCTAG
- the LOC117855206 gene encoding xylan glycosyltransferase MUCI21, protein MAASKVSAVPKGLGAMEDVAVAAKKGRWGFVQFFFVLSVVLCALLYAPRVFVLAPAHGVDVVGFFTAANSSEGTSSEEDGGRLVLDNQVHSPCASMRDHTICCDRSSVHTDVCFMAGDVRTDAASLSLLLFPPHDQQKQAPNGSSSTATEEERVRPYPRKWERFIMEKIPEVRLRVARPPDERRCDVRHDAPLLVMSAGGYTGNLFHAFNDGILPSWLTVQHLRRRVVLGVLSYNPWWAGTFGEIISGLSDHHVVDLLHDKRTHCFPGAIVGTRFHGILVVDPGRLRDNKTIADFHDLLADAYEKPKMTPEKTQAAPAETRRPRLGIVSRKGTRVIENQAAVAALASSVGFDVEVLETANGLPLSAWYASLSGCDALVGVHGADLTKFLFLRPGRASLTQIAPLGVSPIARECFGGPAARMGLRYEQYEVTGRESSLARRYAPEDEVVADPEKAKRSKGWGFVARVYLGGQNVTLDLGRFRETLARLHAHALLQRRRRGQLAEETRPKKR, encoded by the coding sequence ATGGCGGCCTCGAAAGTGTCCGCCGTGCCGAAGGGCCTCGGCGCCATGGAAGACGTCGCGGTGGCTGCCAAGAAGGGAAGGTGGGGTTTCGTCCAGTTCTTCTTCGTGCTCTCCGTCGTCCTCTGCGCGCTCCTCTACGCGCCGCGCGTCTTCGTGCTCGCCCCCGCGCACGGCGTCGACGTCGTCGGCTTCTTCACGGCGGCGAATTCTTCCGAGGGGACGTCGtcggaggaggatggcggccgTCTGGTCCTTGACAACCAGGTGCACTCCCCGTGCGCGTCCATGCGCGACCACACCATCTGCTGCGACCGCTCGAGCGTCCACACCGACGTGTGCTTCATGGCCGGAGACGTGCGCACAGACGCCGCGTCCCTGTCGCTCCTGCTCTTCCCACCGCACGACCAGCAGAAGCAAGCGCCGAacggctcgtcgtcgacggcgacggaggaggagagggtgcGGCCCTACCCGCGCAAGTGGGAGCGCTTCATCATGGAGAAGATCCCGGAGGTGCGTCTCCgggtggcgcggccgccggATGAGCGCAGGTGCGACGTCCGTCACGACGCGCCTCTCCTGGTCATGTCGGCGGGGGGCTACACGGGGAACCTGTTCCACGCGTTCAACGACGGGATCCTTCCGTCGTGGCTGACGGTGcagcacctccgccgccgcgtcgtgctGGGGGTCCTCTCGTACAACCCGTGGTGGGCGGGCACGTTCGGCGAGATCATCTCCGGGCTCTCGGACCACCACGTGGTGGACCTGCTCCACGACAAGCGGACGCATTGCTTCCCCGGCGCCATCGTGGGGACCCGCTTCCACGGcatcctcgtcgtcgaccccggcAGGCTCCGGGACAACAAGACCATCGCCGACTTCCACGACCTCCTGGCCGACGCGTACGAGAAGCCCAAGATGACGCCGGAGAAGACGCAGGCCGCACCGGCGGAGACACGGCGGCCAAGGCTCGGGATCGTGTCGCGCAAGGGGACGCGCGTGATCGAGAACcaggcggccgtggcggcgctggCGTCGTCGGTGGGGTTCGACGTAGAGGTCCTGGAGACGGCGAACGGGCTGCCGCTGTCGGCGTGGTACGCGTCGTTGAGCGGCTGCGACGCGCTGGTGGGGGTGCACGGCGCGGACCTGACCAAGTTCCTGTTCCTCCGCCCGGGGCGCGCGTCGCTGACCCAGATCGCGCCGCTCGGCGTGTCCCCGATCGCGCGGGAGTGcttcggcgggccggcggcgaggatggggcTGCGCTACGAGCAGTACGAGGTGACCGGGAGGGAGAGCTCGCTGGCCCGGAGGTACGCGCCGGAGGACGAGGTGGTGGCGGACCCGGAGAAGGCGAAGCGAAGCAAGGGGTGGGGCTTCGTGGCGCGCGTGTACCTGGGAGGGCAGAACGTGACCCTGGACCTGGGCAGGTTCCGCGAGACGCTGGCCAGGTTGCACGCGCACGCcctgctgcagcggcggcggcggggacagcTAGCAGAGGAGACCAGGCCGAAGAAGCGGTGA